A single window of Mugil cephalus isolate CIBA_MC_2020 chromosome 1, CIBA_Mcephalus_1.1, whole genome shotgun sequence DNA harbors:
- the tbc1d22b gene encoding TBC1 domain family member 22B isoform X2, translated as MATDNRINFWRRSAKVPGRYSKETKPKYNISKSKKTSSFHEFARSTNDAWDINDEDDEDFFAASIPTSVVQLSLHSTSSIQNQAGETDPVASHKQAPAKTQVQTPQDLQEDSECEHVNGKIVKSSSEAQLNTSSGGFTLQKQQSLPVRPIIPLVARISDQNASGAPPMTVREKSRLDKFKQLLTSPNTDLEELRKHSWSGVPREVRPITWRLLSGYLPANKERRELVLKRKREEYFGFIEQYYHSRTDEHYKDTYRQIHIDIPRTNPLIPLFQQPAVQEVFERILFIWAIRHPASGYVQGINDLVTPFFVVFLSEFVMEDVENFEMAGLPLDTQRNIEADSFWCMSKLLDGIQDNYTFAQPGIQNKVKALEELVSRIDEDIHNHFKRYEVEYLQFAFRWMNNLLMRELPLRCTIRLWDTYQAEAEGFSHFHLYVCAAFLIEWRKEILSMVDFQGLLMLLQNLPTIHWGNEEVGLLLAEAYRLKYMFADAPSHYKR; from the exons AGACCTCCAGCTTCCATGAGTTCGCCCGCAGCACCAACGACGCCTGGGACATCAATgacgaggacgacgaggatTTCTTCGCCGCCTCCATCCCGACTTCAGTCGTGCAATTAAGTCTGCACTCCACATCGTCCATACAGAACCAG GCAGGTGAAACAGATCCTGTGGCGTCACACAAACAGGCACCAGCCAAGACACAAGTTCAAACCCCCCAGGATCTGCAGGAGGACTCAGAATGTGAGCATGTTAACGGCAAGATTGTCAAGTCTAGTAGCGAGGCACAGCTCAACACCTCCTCAG GTGGCTTCACACTGCAGAAGCAGCAGTCCCTCCCGGTGCGTCCCATCATCCCACTGGTGGCTCGCATCTCGGACCAGAATGCATCGGGGGCGCCCCCCATGACTGTACGGGAGAAAAGCCGGCTGGACAAATTCAAGCAGCTGCTAACTAGTCCCAACACTGACCTAG AAGAACTCCGGAAGCACAGCTGGTCAGGCGTGCCGAGAGAAGTCCGGCCGATCACGTGGAGACTTCTTTCT GGCTACCTTCCAGCCAACAAGGAGCGCAGAGAGCTGGTGCTGAAGAGGAAGCGGGAGGAATACTTTGGCTTCATAGAGCAGTATTACCATTCTAGAACAGACGAGCACTATAAGGACACCTACAGACAG ATCCACATCGACATTCCAAGGACCAACCCTTTAATTCCCTTGTTCCAGCAGCCGGCTGTACAGGAG GTGTTCGAGCGGATTCTCTTTATCTGGGCCATCCGTCACCCAGCCAGCGGTTACGTCCAGGGGATCAACGATCTGGTCACGCCCTTTTTTGTCGTCTTCCTCTCTGAGTTTGTCA TGGAGGACGTGGAGAACTTTGAGATGGCGGGGCTGCCCCTGGACACCCAGAGGAACATCGAAGCCGACAGCTTCTGGTGCATGAGCAAACTGCTGGATGGAATACAG GACAACTACACCTTCGCTCAGCCTGGAATCCAGAACAAAGTGAAAGCTTTAGAGGAGCTGGTCAGCAGGATAGATG AGGACATTCACAATCATTTCAAGAGGTATGAAGTGGAGTACCTGCAGTTTGCTTTTCGATGGATGAACAATCTTCTGATGAGGGAGTTGCCCCTTCGTTGCACTATCCGTCTCTGGGACACTTACCAG GCCGAGGCTGAAGGTTTCTCCCACTTCCACTTGTACGTCTGTGCTGCTTTCCTCATCGAGTGGCGCAAAGAAATTCTCTCCATGGTGGACTTTCAG GGCCTTCTCATGCTACTGCAGAACCTTCCCACGATCCACTGGGGGAACGAGGAGGTGGGTCTCCTCCTGGCGGAAGCCTACAGACTGAAGTACATGTTCGCGGACGCTCCCAGCCACTACAAGAGATAA
- the si:ch211-148l7.4 gene encoding zinc finger protein 184 has product MDGVSWSAARSHESFRGSTATADTLSRLASFIARADTKQHVQNQRPSLPMYICQECGKGFPHAADLLQHQELKHTLPKPHRCPSCGQEFSLRSSLQLHKCDREPAPCELCRGISRLGSSPCPACAAQDSDPGSRMQPHVVDRSPYACAPCGRGFSQKQALLHHQQAGCSEPASPSDVADASSLPDESPPVSEGDSARSDCSDAPPGTSGRAVSVCRLCSRTFRSEAGLQRHVQGHHAEEGQDAKGGGSAGGDARNLNEDDNKRLKSNKKLLSCRSCDMVFRSTSQLYMHRKEKHSREKIVRREPRPVVSKRRRKGGTYPCQLCGKVFVHHLSLRAHYRRHTDSSFSSQSAPCATKDSTLSENAPNKVKPSLGDNNNTNTNKKAGRGRPRKFRRVFRKAGDAGRSGEVPERVEEAAAAAAAAAEREFPCPSCAEVFSLRQELREHVELHQSSVRTRQCSVCASDMDTCKWPSSKRQRLYHCVPCQQGFSALDPFLEHCQEHLRVRVEEDGLTEGYAHPAAKA; this is encoded by the coding sequence ATGGATGGAGTCAGCTGGAGCGCTGCCAGGTCTCACGAGTCTTTCAGAGGCTCCACAGCGACGGCCGACACCCTGTCCAGACTCGCCAGCTTCATCGCGCGTGCCGACACCAAGCAGCACGTTCAGAACCAGCGCCCCAGCCTCCCCATGTATATCTGCCAAGAGTGCGGTAAAGGTTTCCCCCACGCGGCCGACCTGCTGCAGCACCAGGAGCTGAAGCACACGTTGCCGAAGCCCCACCGATGCCCGTCCTGTGGGCAGGAGTTCTCCCTGAGGTCGTCCTTGCAGCTGCACAAGTGCGACCGCGAACCCGCCCCGTGCGAGCTCTGTCGCGGGATCTCGCGGCTCGGCTCCTCTCCGTGCCCGGCGTGCGCCGCCCAGGACTCGGACCCCGGTTCCAGGATGCAGCCCCACGTGGTGGACCGCAGCCCGTACGCCTGCGCCCCGTGCGGGAGGGGCTTCAGCCAGAAGCAGGCCCTGCTGCACCACCAGCAGGCCGGTTGCAGCGAGCCGGCGTCGCCGTCGGACGTAGCCGACGCCAGCAGCCTCCCGGACGAATCCCCGCCGGTTTCCGAGGGCGACTCCGCTCGGTCCGACTGTTCGGACGCGCCCCCGGGGACGAGCGGCAGAGCCGTCAGCGTGTGCCGGTTATGTTCGAGAACCTTCCGCTCGGAGGCCGGACTCCAGCGCCACGTTCAGGGCCACCACGCGGAGGAGGGGCAGGACGCCAAAGGCGGCGGCAGTGCCGGTGGAGACGCACGAAATCTGAATGAAGACGAtaataaaagactaaaatcGAATAAGAAGCTTCTGAGCTGTCGCTCCTGTGACATGGTTTTCAGGAGCACGTCTCAGCTGTACATGCACCGGAAGGAGAAGCACAGCCGAGAGAAGATCGTGAGGAGGGAACCGAGGCCGGTCGTCAGCAAGCGCAGGAGGAAAGGGGGAACGTACCCATGTCAGCTCTGCGGTAAAGTCTTCGTCCATCACCTGTCGCTCAGAGCACATTACAGACGCCACACGGACTCCAGCTTCAGCAGCCAGTCTGCGCCGTGCGCCACCAAAGACTCCACGTTGTCTGAAAACGCACCAAATAAAGTGAAACCCAGCCTAGGAGATAATAacaatactaatactaataagaAGGCTGGTAGAGGGAGGCCCAGGAAGTTCCGGAGAGTTTTCAGGAAGGCTGGCGACGCAGGGAGAAGCGGCGAAGTGCCTGAACGTgtggaggaagcagcagcagcagcagcagcggcagcagaaaGAGAGTTTCCCTGCCCGTCCTGCGCAGAGGTTTTCTCTTTGCGGCAGGAGCTGAGGGAGCACGTGGAGCTGCACCAGTCCTCCGTGAGGACGCGGCAGTGCAGCGTCTGCGCCAGCGACATGGACACCTGCAAGTGGCCGAGCTCCAAGAGGCAGCGGCTGTACCACTGCGTTCCCTGCCAGCAGGGCTTCTCAGCGCTGGACCCGTTCCTAGAACACTGTCAGGAACACCTACGGGTCCGGGTGGAGGAGGACGGACTCACCGAGGGCTACGCTCACCCGGCCGCTAAAGCCTGA
- the snrpg gene encoding small nuclear ribonucleoprotein G: MSKAHPPELKKFMDKKLSLKLNGGRHVQGILRGFDPFMNLVVDDTLEMGPGGQQNTIGMVVIRGNSIIMLEALERV, encoded by the exons ATGAGCAAAGCACACCCACCCGAGCTCAAGAA gtTCATGGACAAGAAGCTTTCGT tgaagcTGAACGGAGGCCGTCACGTTCAGGGCATCCTGCGAGGGTTCGACCCCTTCATGAACCTGGTGGTGGACGACACTCTGGAGATGGGCCCCGGGGGTCAGCAGAACACCATCGGCATGGTG GTCATCAGGGGAAACAGCATCATCATGTTGGAGGCCTTGGAGAGAGTATGA
- the LOC125022440 gene encoding pyridoxal phosphate homeostasis protein yields MLRAAMSEEVGKALRSVVERVNQAASRRPQTLPAVPPRLVAVSKTKPPEMVVEAYRQGQRNFGENYVNELVDKASDPLILESCPEIKWHFIGHLQKNNVNKLLGVPNLFLLETVDSAKLADKVNSSWQRIRGSSTQRLKVMVQINTSGEQNKHGLPPEETVNTVKHIVSRCSALHFLGLMTIGRYGYDLTLGPNPDFQMLLSRRQEVCDSLKMPVEEVELSMGMSTDFEHAIEVGSTNVRVGSIIFGNREYPNSATNTPVPSPAPSPAPSPEKTSKTVSEEAAKKMQHLTV; encoded by the exons ATGTTGAGAGCAGCAATGTCGGAGGAGGTTGGGAAGGCGCTGCGGTCGGTGGTGGAGCGTGTGAACCAGGCGGCGTCGCGGCGGCCTCAG ACGCTACCCGCCGTGCCTCCTCGCCTCGTGGCCGTGAGCAAGACAAAACCCCcggagatggtggtggaggccTACAGACAAGGGCAGCGCAACTTTGGGGAGAATTAT GTTAATGAACTCGTGGACAAAGCTTCAGATCCTCTG attttAGAATCGTGTCCGGAAATTAAATGGCATTTCATCGGCCACCTACAGAAGAACAACGTCAACAAACTCCTGG gtgttcCTAACCTGTTCCTGTTGGAAACCGTGGACTCGGCCAAACTTGCCGACAAAGTGAACAGTTCATGGCAGCGAATCAGAGGATCCAGCACCCAGAGGTTAAAGGTCATGGTCCAGATCAACACCAGCGGAGAACAGA ATAAACACGGCCTCCCGCCCGAGGAGACGGTGAACACGGTGAAGCACATCGTGTCTCGATGCTCCGCCCTGCACTTCTTAGGCCTCATGACCATCGGACGCTACGGCTACGACCTCACGCTGGGACCCAACCCGGACTTTCAG ATGCTGCTGAGCCGGAGGCAGGAGGTGTGCGACAGCCTGAAGATGccggtggaggaggtggagctcagCATGGGCATGTCCACCGACTTTGAACACGCG ATCGAGGTGGGCTCCACCAACGTGCGCGTGGGCAGCATCATATTCGGGAACAGGGAGTATCCCAACAGCGCCACCAACACCCCGGTACCGAGTCCGGCTCCGAGTCCGGCTCCGAGCCCGGAGAAAACCTCCAAGACGGTGTCGGAGGAAGCCGCCAAGAAGATGCAGCACCTCACGGTGTAA
- the tmed4 gene encoding transmembrane emp24 domain-containing protein 4, with amino-acid sequence MMPSVPAAGVILLITWIYPCYSLYFHIGETEKKCFIEEIPDETMVIGKYRTQLWDKQTSSFLPSTPGLGMHVEIKDPDTKIILSRQYGSDGRFTFTSHTPGEHQICLHSNSTKMALFAGGKLRVHLDIQVGEHTNNYPEIAAKDKLTELQLRVRQLLDQVEQIQKEQNYQRYREERFRMTSESTNQRVLWWSIAQTLILIVTGVWQMKHLKSFFEAKKLV; translated from the exons ATGATGCCCTCCGTCCCTGCCGCCGGTGTTATTTTACTAATAACTTGGATTTATCCTTGTTACTCGCTTTATTTCCACATaggagagacggagaaaaaaTGCTTCATTGAAGAAATTCCAGACGAGACCATGGTTATTG GAAAGTACAGGACTCAGCTGTGGGACAAACAGACCAGCTCCTTCCTCCCGTCCACCCCCGGCCTCGGGATGCACGTTGAGATCAAGGATCCAGACACAAAG ATCATCCTGTCTCGTCAGTACGGGTCAGACGGACGTTTCACGTTTACCTCCCACACTCCTGGAGAACATCAGATCTGTTTGCACTCCAACTCCACCAAGATGGCTCTGTTTGCAGGAGGAAAACTG aGGGTGCATCTGGACATTCAGGTCGGGGAACATACCAACAACTATCCTGAAATCGCGGCGAAGGACAAACTGACCGAGCTGCAGCTGAGAGTCCGACAACTTCTGGACCAAGTGGAACAGATTCAGAAGGAGCAAAACTACCAGAGG TATCGCGAGGAGCGTTTCCGCATGACGAGCGAGAGCACGAACCAGCGCGTCCTCTGGTGGTCCATCGCTCAGACGCTCATCCTCATCGTCACCGGCGTCTGGCAGATGAAGCACCTGAAGAGCTTCTTCGAGGCCAAGAAACTGGTTTGA